The following proteins are co-located in the Candidatus Krumholzibacteriia bacterium genome:
- a CDS encoding FlgD immunoglobulin-like domain containing protein, producing MRGFPIRPVLCLLLLLFGTQGSLALLSFEFEQPFYLEEIGVQVKDHSVVYHEGLYHVFFIQSYLPEPGDWLRAEKWFGHITSPDLMHWTHHDPILEVIPETWESSYVWAPVIIDNPQGEGWFMYYTGVDSVVCQQTGLAYSQDLYEWTRHPDNPLYVPGEWSNWEVGPWANNRDPEIFFNDQSGYYYLLTTAMTSNGLGAVGSAFSTDAVNWSDQGPFFVNDTENLLESVQILRDEQDYYHLFFTEQNIYGTSHLYSEDLFVLGAWIKENATTFDSGNGPELTWANGELLFSRYNSVEMEDGPLYFLRFDAANLETGDHIPVVESKMGLSESWTEMEGFGEAFVNQPTFGDNPRERGMPTSFMQGNGYIATYERYPYPGYNTPGWIQGFAPTGMIRSESFEVSSDRMMIMVGGGELPDTCFVALVNKENHRLLFSETGENKHSMSRRFWNTSTQIGREVYLVIADLYAGDWGCISADSFEEYWYDGHEHFPPIDPMSNGPTLGEVVEAAGFSGTGVDEGIPAPRGELLPPWPNPFNPKVTLRFDLETEAQIDLRILDIRGREVCEILNERRRAGSHELSWNGRDTQGASLPSGVYLARLRANGQILSSRKLVMIR from the coding sequence ATGCGGGGTTTCCCGATCCGTCCAGTTCTCTGCCTGCTCCTTCTTCTCTTCGGAACTCAGGGGAGCCTTGCGCTTCTGAGTTTCGAGTTTGAGCAGCCCTTCTATCTTGAAGAGATCGGAGTGCAGGTCAAGGACCATTCCGTGGTCTATCATGAGGGTCTCTACCATGTCTTCTTCATCCAGAGTTATCTGCCGGAGCCGGGGGACTGGCTGAGGGCGGAGAAATGGTTCGGTCACATTACGAGTCCGGACCTGATGCACTGGACCCATCATGATCCGATTCTGGAGGTCATCCCGGAGACCTGGGAAAGTTCCTATGTCTGGGCGCCGGTCATCATCGACAACCCGCAGGGCGAGGGCTGGTTCATGTACTACACCGGAGTTGACTCCGTGGTCTGTCAACAGACCGGACTGGCCTACAGTCAGGATCTCTACGAGTGGACTCGCCACCCGGACAACCCGTTGTATGTTCCCGGAGAATGGTCCAACTGGGAGGTCGGTCCCTGGGCAAATAACCGGGATCCGGAGATCTTCTTCAACGATCAGAGCGGCTACTACTACCTTCTTACCACGGCCATGACCTCCAATGGTCTGGGGGCTGTTGGGAGCGCCTTCAGCACGGATGCGGTGAACTGGTCCGATCAGGGGCCCTTCTTCGTCAATGACACCGAAAACCTGCTGGAGAGCGTGCAGATCCTTCGGGACGAGCAGGATTACTATCACCTCTTCTTCACAGAGCAGAACATCTACGGAACCAGCCATCTCTACAGCGAAGACCTCTTCGTCCTAGGAGCCTGGATCAAGGAAAACGCCACGACCTTTGACTCCGGCAACGGCCCGGAACTGACCTGGGCCAATGGGGAACTCCTCTTCAGTCGCTACAATTCAGTAGAAATGGAGGACGGGCCGCTCTATTTCCTGCGCTTCGATGCTGCCAATCTGGAAACCGGAGACCACATTCCGGTAGTGGAGAGCAAGATGGGACTCTCGGAGTCCTGGACCGAAATGGAGGGCTTTGGCGAGGCTTTCGTGAATCAGCCGACCTTCGGCGACAACCCCCGCGAACGCGGCATGCCGACCAGCTTCATGCAGGGCAACGGCTACATTGCCACCTATGAGCGTTATCCCTACCCCGGCTACAATACCCCGGGCTGGATTCAGGGTTTTGCTCCCACGGGCATGATCCGCAGCGAGAGCTTTGAGGTCAGTTCCGACCGGATGATGATCATGGTCGGCGGAGGGGAACTTCCCGACACCTGTTTCGTCGCTCTGGTCAACAAGGAGAATCACCGGCTTCTCTTTTCCGAGACCGGTGAAAACAAGCACTCCATGTCCCGTCGCTTCTGGAATACATCGACCCAGATCGGCCGGGAGGTGTATCTGGTCATTGCCGACCTCTACGCAGGCGACTGGGGGTGCATCTCCGCAGACAGCTTTGAGGAATACTGGTACGATGGGCACGAGCACTTCCCTCCCATTGACCCCATGAGCAATGGTCCCACGCTGGGAGAAGTGGTCGAGGCCGCCGGTTTCTCGGGAACGGGAGTCGACGAAGGAATCCCCGCTCCTCGCGGTGAACTGCTGCCCCCCTGGCCAAATCCCTTCAATCCGAAGGTCACCCTGCGCTTTGATCTGGAAACCGAGGCTCAGATCGACCTTCGTATTCTGGACATCCGGGGGAGAGAGGTCTGCGAGATTCTGAATGAAAGGCGAAGGGCTGGCAGCCATGAACTGAGCTGGAATGGAAGGGACACGCAGGGGGCAAGCCTTCCCAGTGGCGTCTATCTGGCCCGCCTTCGCGCGAATGGCCAAATCCTGTCGAGCCGGAAGCTGGTAATGATCCGCTAG